From Zea mays cultivar B73 chromosome 3, Zm-B73-REFERENCE-NAM-5.0, whole genome shotgun sequence:
CAAATACAGCGATTGGACTTACATGTGAACGCAGTATCTGTGGCGTATCCATCTCCCTGGAGCTAATATTGGACATAGGAGGTCGAACCCTTTGTTCTCCTTCTTCCCCTATGCTCATCTCGGCGATCGCAGGACCCATTAGAGCAGGCGGTGGTGTCACCAGTGAGTTACCACCAACTCCTCCCTCTGTCTCTGGATCAAGACGAACGCCATCTCCTTCCATCGCCGGCGACCCTCCAGAGCCGGCCATCTCCAACTCCGATTAGTTATGCAGCCTCAGTGGTCTTTTTTTCCGAATGAAAGTAAATCTCGGATACTATAAAAGTAACCGCATCCACGTTTACAGGGTCTCCCCATTATTTTCGAAACGTCCCGATATTATGGCGACGTCTTTGTCAAACTAAAATTCATAATATAAAATTTACGCACAATGACACAACGTTTTACGCCAATCGGTATATAATGTTTATGCATCTATTATGCCGCTTCGGTTTTATGCCATATCTTTCAACATCTTATGCTTCATGTTTTTTTACCTTCCGCACATTACTTACCATGCAAGATCCATAATTTACACGCCCACGTATCCCAGTAATCACGTTTGCATGTGGCATATATTCCCTTTAATTCCGCGCAATTTCCTTACCATTCAAACAACCACGTCACGACGTCGTCTGTCCTGCATGCCTCCTCTCAGCCCCACGTTAAAACACAGGCGCGCCTATTCCATCGGCCAGACCTCGGGAACCGACCTGGACTTCCTTTAATAtccgaagcccagggctcccgttatacctgtcctatatatatatatatatatatatatatatgtatgtctaGGTTTATTGTTATCAGTTTGAATATGGACACAAAAATAAAGGTCTAAAACGAATAGTATATTGGGACGAAAGAAGAAAGTTTTTTAATGTCTTTTTAATGTGACTTTTTATTTAATGTGAAGATGAGTTTTATATCAAAGTTGTAGTACTCGGTAAAAAATCATTTATTGCTCATCCTCCGGATCTTCTAAAATGGATAGTATATTGGAACGATGAAGCAAGTTTTTTTATTGCGACTTTTTATTTAATGTGGAGGTGAATTTTATATCAAAGTTTTTTTAATGTGACTTTTGCATCACGAGATCTTTCCAATCATTTATTGCTCATCCTCCAGATCTTCTGCTCCTGCTTTCTTTATCATACATTACTATTGAATTGACCTTTATTATCTGTTGCTTAACAACCATTAataattgttggtcacttgttcctaATTACTATACGCTGtcgaaaacaaggcaacacaatattaaaaagataatcaaccttcgtctttaaccagTTATCTCTTCGAAATAACTCCTTCGAAGACGAAGGTTCAGATTTAATCGAGTAAATAATGACTTAGTTGCGTAAATAAGTATATAAGGAATATGGAGAAGTTAAACATGATAACTTATCTTAGATATTTCGATATCACATTTCTAATTTCTTCCCTTTCATATAATGAATTTACAATCGTATCTTCGGTTGTATAGAGTGAGTTACGACTAAGGTGTTCTAGGGAAGAGATTACACAACAATTATCCAGCCCACCAAAAGGTATTTTATGTAGGGCATTGCTCATCTATTTATAAGGAATCATACAACTTCGTACGAAATTGCATTTATGACCACAAGGATTACACACAGGATTTACAAATTATACAAGGGCAACATTGTCTTTTGCTTTCAGCATTCAAGATGTCACCTTCTCCTTACATCGTCTCCCTGTATTGTTATGACAAAGCTAGCTTCGTCGCCCCTTCATCGTTCTGCATCAAAGGTGTTCTGGTACCGAAACTCCTGCAATACTTGATAACATGTTGATATCCAATAGTTaaacgtgtttttgaggaccttcgacatACGAAGGCCCCCCAACAATAATAGTGTGGTTTTTTTAAATGAACAATAGTGCTAGTTTGTGACTAAGAATTGAGAGTAATAAGTCCAATCTACAGTGATATTAAGGTCATCACTATCACTTACGGCCATGAATCGGCGATGATTGGCTTCTACCGTCTTTGATTGCATCACTATTGGTTCTAGACATGGTCTAAATGTGATAGATTGTAGGGAAAATTTGATAGCCTTTTGATTTAATATTTAGCGAAGATGGATTTTATATCAAAGTTGTAGTACTCGATGGGATCTAACACTTTATATTGGACAACGTTTCAGTTGAAATTACTTTGGTGCCGAAAATTTTGATACACAAGATTTTATAGAGTTAATATAAGAGTTCCATGTGCTGTATAATCACAAGTAAATGTGTAGTGGTAAGAAAAGATCTTAGATTAATAGATCAAAataaaaagttgtaggtcttgaggaATTACGCAACATTATAGTTTACTTTTCTTTATTTGAAGTTATTTTGATACTAAAATATTTAATTCACAAAATTTTATAGAGTTAATACCAAAGGAATCTATATTATTTATAGGAACTAGTGACTACACAAGTGTGTGGTGGTATCAAATGATCTTGGATGTTGAAATAATAATCTAAAAGTTACAGATCTCGAAAAGCTATGCAACTTTGTTGCTAAtaactttttatttgaaatcatctatCCGATAATTCTGTTTGAATTACCCATTTTTAAATTTCGAATTTTAAAGAAAAAACAGTCTCCGTTTTAGAAATAATCAAAAAAAGTTATGTAACGTCGTAGTTAAAATCTCATTGTTTGAAATCGCCTATCAAAGTAAAATTAAATTTGAATTTTCTCACATTTGAATTATATTTAAAACTAATTTTTTGAATGACCTCAAATAAAAAgtgaccaaaataaaagttgtatatCTTAAAAGATTATAAAACTTGTAGTTGGAAATATTTTTTGTTTGAATTTATTTAAGGGTCCTCAATACTTATTTTAAAACTTGATAAATATAAAATGGCTAAGATGAATATCGTAAATATAAATTGGATTTTGGGTAGAGTGATCAGGGGAGTAACGTGAGGCCTTGAGTTAAGAATGTCGGTTGTCACCGAAAGGGCGTTTTTTATGCGAAAATCGGGTGACTTTGAGGCGTGTTGTTTCTCTCCTAGATTATATAGGTTGAATTAGGactggaaaaaaagctcgagctcgacaAGCTGGCTCGGGCTCGCAGCAACTCGGCTCGACTCGGACCGGCTCGACGCTCAGAACGAGCCTGTTTTTGTGGTtcgtgaaaagagcgagccagctcggctcggtgcagctcgcgagctggctcgaccaaacaacaatttgttacataaaatcttagttagcatataatattagtaccaagtagacaataatttatgttatttgagattactataaaaataatttattttctatattatattagtgatatatctattttattaatttaaaatatgttacttacaatatttttaagattttatattataatttaggaaaatttggatccatatcattaaaagatcaccactttggatccataccattactatcttacttacatgtgggtccacatgagtcaatgacatgtggggtccatgatatatatctaaagtttggatcttttaatggtatagatccaattgttcctataATTTAGAGAGTAGATTTACATTTATGGCTAGGCTCGTTGGCtcggcgagccggctcgcgagcccggAGCGAGCCGAGCCGGTTTTCCGAGCTCGCCAGatgggcgagccgagccgagctcggctcgttaCGTGAGCGAGCCGCAGCGAGTCGAGCcggctcgtttccacccctaGGTTGAATTATAGTGGaagaataaaataataaaatattattttgAAACCACAAATAAGTTAAAATAATTTAGCATTAGATAGCTTATTTTAGATTATTTATTATCCTAAATTAGTATTTTATCTTTCTACTTTTTCACTGTAATCTAACTTATATAATACAGGAGAAAAAATAAACATGACCTTGAGATTTACGACCGTGGTACTGGCTAGTGGGGTCCTTCTCGGAGTTGAAAATAATGTTTTCCTGATTTTATTTAAGGGTACTGGCCAGTAGGGAACAAAATCCAGGCCTTTCAATCCCGCGACACACAGACGACCTGCTTGCCAACATTTTTACCGCTGAACAGACCGACGAAGGAAGCCGGCCCACTCTCCAGCCCAACGCTCATGTCTTCCACATACACGATCTTCCCGTCTCTGTAATGCCTGGTGATGTCATCGACGAACTGCGGGAACAGGTGCACGTAATCGCTCTGGATGAACCCCTTCATCTCTATCCTCTTGCTTATCAAGGAGAACAGGTTGTGGATTCCGGCAGGAGCAGTCACCCCGTGCTGGGAAACCATGCCACATACCGCAATGCGGCCATGTACTCGCATGTTGAGTAGTACAGCATCAAGCATCGGCCCGCCTACGTTCTCGAAGTAGATGTCTATGCCTTCAGGGAAGTGCCTGCATATAAAAACATGCATTTTTACATGAAGGTCGCAGCATAATATTGTGATCTGAATGGATTATTTGTCGACTTTACTTGACACATGACTGAAAAATATGCGTAAGTAAAGATTACGTCGATAGTTCCACTATTTTAGCAATAAGGATAAAATGCCCCATATTATGTTCAGGAATACTAGTATGTTCGTCCTAGGTACATGAATATTTTCCTATTATCAGATGGTTGTATAAGGTCATGGTCATTAGAGATCTCCAACAGTGACTTATCTCAGTGCCCGAAATTAAATTATAGTGCTTAAGCTATAAAAAACTACTCCAATAACGTCCTATTTTACAAAAACAAATATCAAAAAATATAGGTCATGTCCTGAAGTGTCACAAATATACCGCAACATATTTGGTTTACCCATATCTAGATCTAAAGGAACGGACACTTCACAAAGGTTTCATTTCCAAACGAACGGAGTAGCTTAACATATTTTGTTAATCACTTGAGTTGgggggctttactgttggagcgtaTTTTTTTGGtgtcctaaattctataaaatatatcTATTTTAATTTTTAGGGCACTTTATAGGGCATCTCGTTGGAGATACTCTTAGCTCACAAAAAGATTTATAATCCACCAAAAGGTTCGCCCTTTTCAGTATTATCCTAGTTTGTTTCATCAATTTTTCATGCAAGCTAAATTAGGTTAATTAGTATGATCTTCCCTGAAGAAAATCTGACCTTTTCAGGGCAGCAGTCAAGTCAGGCTCTTCCTTATAATTGAAAGCCGCATCAAATCCGAATTTTTCCTTTAAGAGCTCAACCTGAAACATATTGCGGACACTGGATGATACAACTACATCTATATAGACAACACGTGCAGGTAAGGCGCATGGATGAAGAACTGGTATGAGTTACTACCTTCTGATCTGTCCCAGCGCTTCCAACAACATAGCAACCATGGAGCTTCGCAAGTTGACCAACAATTTGCCCAACTGCTCCCGATGCAGCAGAAACAAAAACAAACTCCCCTTTCTTTGGTGAACAGATCTCATAGAATCCAACATAAGCTGTAAAGCCAGGCATGCCTATACATGGAGAAAGCACGTAATTAATAAGAGACATAAGCTTGGTGGGTTAAACAATAACTAGCATAGCgagaaatgtcattttcactccaGTATCTGTCAATCAAGGGCACGGTTTCCCGTTTCTTTCAATGACACAACCCCGAACCATTTTCTGTATCTGTTTCTGTATCTTGTCACAGCATTATTACGTCTACAAGGTGCGAGGGGCACTGAATTATTTGATTATATCCTTTTCTTGTCCCTTATATGCAATAAATAAATTTGTTCAGCCAAGGTTTGTCTttgcaacaacaacaacataaATAAGTTCATGCACTTGCTGCTGCTCAACATCGTATCTTGTTTTGGTACTTTGGTAGTCCACAACATCTGCGTTTTCTATGATTTAGAATACAGCTGAATTTTTTTTTGAAACAAAAGACATAAGGAGGAACTAACCAAGAAGGCCCAGATGATAGGAGAGTGGTATGTCGCTTTGCTGGATCTTCCTGAGCTGTTCAGGCTTGGTGATCAGACTGTAGTCCTCCCATCCAGTCATCCCGGAAACAACGTCACCAGCACTGAATCCTGGATGAGTGGAGTCGACCACCCTCCCCACGCCAAACCCTTCAATAGGCTTCACAGATCAAGGAATTGCTCAATCAGCGCACGAATCGCCCACCCGACTTTGCAGCCTGCAGCTTCAGCAGCTAACCAAAAGAGCCCAAGCGGGCAAGCTCCCCCAAAAAAATGAAAAGGTAAACGAGGGAAGCTCACTGATCCAGGTTTGAAGGGCGGGATGTAGGAGTTGCGGAAGTCCCGCATCCTGCCGCGCATGTAAGGGTCGCAGGATAGGTAGAGGTTCTTCACCAGCACCGCGGGGCCGCCGCCGCCCTCGGGGACGCGCAGCTCCACGGCGCCGCCGTCGACGAGCTCCATGTCTTCCTCCCTGGGCGCGCGGTCGATGTACCCGCGCAGCACCACCTTCCTGTTCCTCGCCACTGCCTGCCGCTCTCGCTCCATGCCGCTGTCGCCGCCCGCCCGGGAGCACGTCGGTTTCGCCTTTCGCCCGCCAAGTTCTTCTGCCGGGACCTTCCTGTGCGGATCAAGAAGGATTTTGTGCAAGCGCAGGGGGTAGGTAGGTGTGCGCGCGTGCGCGGAGCGCGTTGGAACAGGCGGACAGCGGGACTGCGGGAGAGACGGCCCGCGCCTTGGATTCCAGTTGGAGCCTTGGAGGCCACCCACGTCCCACGGCACGTTCGTGCAGGACGGCTGCGGTGCGACTGTGAGCTGAGGGGACCCCGTAGGCTCTGCTCTAGGCTGATTGTCAGGCAGGCTGCTTGTTGTTGTCCATGTCACCATGTGTGTTGCCTTCTTTCTACCACGATTAGGCTGCCCGCAGTCGCGGACTGTGAAGCCAACTCTAAAAATTTACAGTGAAGTGGATGGCTGCAGCGATTGACTGGATGGCATATTCTATTTTAGGCTATCCGCAGCGATTCtctctaaatttttccccctatatcacttttttgcgtcacatcatcaacatttcatcccctattttttcatctctcgcagcggttccccctaaatactccccctataacccactacaactataaaatattattttttACACCTATTTATTATCCAACATCATTTTTTTCTAACTACCAAACTTCAACTTGCACTGTCACGTCGCTGTGCATGCAGAGAAGGGGGCCGGCGTCCTCACGCTATATCTGGTGGGTACCTGTAGACTCCTCTAGTACTGTAGCTGGTAGGGGTGTATATAGAGGCTACCGATGCAGCACATAGAGTAACATTGGCGCCGCTAACCGAGGGGAGGGGGAGGTGAAGCGGGAGGCGGTGCAGATAGTCTTAGCGTTTGCTGCCCGCAACTCACTGTGACGCTGTGTAGAGCATGGGTGGTGAGGCCCACGGTGGGTTTGCTGCAGACGCAAAGGAGATGGGTGGTGGGCCCACAGTGggtattttttataaaaaaatatgGTAGTTTGTATAGGGTTGAGATATAGAGTAGTTGTGGATGCGGAAGTTTGGCTACTGTATTTTAAAATATTGATGACTAGAATAGAATATTCCTTTTAGAGTAAAAATTTAGAGTAGAATGAGTGCGGATAATCTTAGTCCATCTCATCTAGTGGCGGAGCTCCATAAAAATAACACCCTGAGCCATTCTACAAATATAACGATGTACTACTTATCTTTTAATTTTTCGCACTTTAGGGGTAGAAACATTTAAAACAATTCAGTGGAACTGTGACAGATAGGAAAAGAGAATCAGACATTCGGAAACAATTACTCATAGTAGAGGAGAATCACGGACACATGGCAGCAGGCAGTCAACACTCAGCACACATCGCTCGCCGCTCAGGTGGTCGCTGCCCATTGGCCTGGGAGGCGCTCCACCCTCAACTATGAATAAGAAAAGGAAGTGAATCGGATTGAGCAAGTTGTATAGTTTATGAGAAGATGTAATGCCAGGGGCGGATTTGGGTGAATAGGGTCGCAGGGACGCCGGAGGCAGGctggcggaggtggaggtcggACTGGCGGTGGCGGATGCCTGAGTCAGAGCCCGCCCGACCGACTCGGAAGTTGCTGCCTTGTGCCCTTGCCGGATTCGTAGAGTCTGAAGGCGTGGAGAGCGATAGAGGGTTGAATGGAGGCGGCGCGCCGCTGGAAACATAGGAAACGCAGCCGTGCAGGTTTACAAAATAATTGGAAGATGCGACTGAGGGAGGCTGCTAGCGCATGGCTCAATCAGTGTAAGCAGGAGGTCTTTTAGACCATATTTTTTAGCTGAAATGTATTTTAGGTAAGATTTTTTGGTTGAAAAAGACCTATATACAAGAGTATTTTTGGGCTACGCCCCGAGCCACGGCCTAGGTGGCCCGGAGCCCAAATCCGCCCCTGATCTCATCTATTTCAGCTATTATTACTACGATCTCTCAGTTTATCTTTCTAAATTATGAAACATACCTTACTAAATTAGAAAACCGAACTTTTAGACTCCACAAACTTTTGAAAGCAAAACGAATTAGAGAAAATCCCTTCAATACCATCCAAAATTATACCAATCCCTTCAATGCCATCAAAATTTATAACTTTCCTTCAATGCcatcaaatttaaattttaatcCCTTGAATGCCATTACTGTTAGTTTGGAGCTAACGCCGTTAGTTCAATTTAAAGTCAGTCTCTCTAATACCATTAAAATCTATATTGATCCCTTCAATGCCACTCGAAATTGGTTCGATCTATTTGGGGTTTAAAAATTTCAGAATAAAAAAATATGGATCAGAATTTTAAAATTCCACGATTTTTAAAAACTTAAGTACATGTTTTTTGTAAACCCCAAAAATTACTCTGCTATATCACTTCGGTTTATTTGATTCCAAATATTTTTTCAAACTAACAACAAACACTAATGATAACAAGGGAGCTAAATTTTAAAAATCAATGTGATATATTCGCGTTTCAAAAAAATGGGTTCTAAAAATGTGGATTGAAGTTCTACAAATATTTAAATAATTTTTAAAAATTCTATCAtatattttcatatttttttcaAAATTATTAGGAAGCAAATAGATCGAATTAGTATATCGAAGTAATTTTGGAGTTTTAAAAAGTATGGACTAAAATTTTTAAAAATCGTGGAATTTTAAAATTTTGATCTATAtttttttattctggaatttTTAAATTCCAAATAGATCGATCAACTTCTAGTGGCATTGAAAGGATCAATATAGATTTTAATGGCATTGGAGAGATTGACTTTAAATTGAACTAACGACGTTAGCTCAAACTAACGGTAATGGTATTTAAGGGattaaaatttaaatttaatGGCATTGAAGGAAAGCTATAAGTTTGGATGACATTGAAGAGATTAGTATAAGTTTGGATGGCATTGAAGGGATTTTCTCAAAGAATTAAGTCTTTAAACGACACAGATTAAACTTTGTCCGATAGTTGAGGATATCGTATgcactttcctttttccctttcccGGTATGGAACGATGTTGTAGGCCCAAAGTGCACGGTGTGGCTCGGTGTTGGCCCGCTGGATAGAGTTGGCCTTGGCAAGGATAGTGTTGGGCCTTCTTATATTCCAAGGCGAACAATCATATTATGAGCCGGAATGTAAGTTCAATGAAACGGTTTTAAAATAACAGAATATAATAATGTCGTTTTCAAATAGAAAGCAAATATATGTTCCACGATAAGACGTATGTTCAATAATTTATAAAATTATGCAATTTCTCCTCCTATAATATAATGCAAGAGTTTCTAAACTTATGCACAAATGGGGGGTTGAAATCATGGTTGTTGCTCCAAAACCACATTCCTACACTTCTAGAGCCAAGAGAACTCATATTTTTTGTGTTTTATATTCTATATGAAAGTATAATATAGATAATTTTATGAAAATATGGAAAAAATTAAAACAGATCGTATGAAGACTAACCCACCATGTCGTGCCTAAGGCATATGCACGACACGGTGGTCGGGTCGGGCCAGCACAGACCCGGTGGACAACAGGCCAGGACATGCTCGTGTCGGGCTAAACCTTGCTAGGTCACACGAGGATTTCACCACCGTACTCGCAAGTCGCTCGGAACTTTTGTCTGCTTACTGTGGTGGCGGCAAGGCGGAGAGTGGAGGGGTAAGGGACAACGACGACTAGGGTTTGGTGTCGTTCAAGCCACCTCACGGGAGACGACATGAGTATTGAAATTGTGGTTTCTCACTTGGTATATGAAATGCATTTATATAAGTTACATGGTAGACCTGTTGAGATCGAAGTTAACAaaccaatttaaatagagcacaaATCATTGTAGAAGTTTAGAGCGTGTTTGAACAACCATTACATTCAAACAAGGTCTACTTATGTAATATATAGAAATCGTAGTAGTGCACAGTCAACTAGCAGTAGAGATCAGATGTATGTATGTATCAATAGAAATCAGAAGTATGTAAAGTCACCTTTATTTGTGGGTGATGGACGGAACACTAGACAAAAAGAATATAACTAGTACTAAGTACCTTATTTTGACCATATAAATTAGTTGAAATTACACATGTTTCTAAAGGATCTTGAAAAAATAGGTTTGCTATCTTTTACGATGTTTTCAACTTAGTTTGGTGTTAGTATTACGTTGTGCTCCTAGGGCTTACATTGTGTTCCTAGGGCTATAGATGGTCGCTGACGGTCCTTTGCCGAACGTCGACGTTCgtaagtgtttgacactcgggaaAGCGGTCTTTGCCGAATGTCTAACTGTGCCAAGTACCCGACAAAAAGCACTTGATAAAGCGTCGAGCACTCGTCAAAGAGCCAGATTACGGTATTATGTGCATAACTTGTACCTAGACCAGAATAAaataaaaattatttaaaaaactTGCTCATACAATAATCGTGCTGCGAAAAAGGCGAAGGGTTAAAGAAAAGAACCAACAGATATCGACTATATAACCATCTACTGTCAGAAGAAGCTCGTAATGTTCTCCTAGTCTAAGCAGTAAGCACTCCCCACATACTCCGTACATAATACACTCGACATATGCATCTATATACA
This genomic window contains:
- the LOC100283189 gene encoding 2-alkenal reductase (NADP(+)-dependent), with amino-acid sequence MERERQAVARNRKVVLRGYIDRAPREEDMELVDGGAVELRVPEGGGGPAVLVKNLYLSCDPYMRGRMRDFRNSYIPPFKPGSPIEGFGVGRVVDSTHPGFSAGDVVSGMTGWEDYSLITKPEQLRKIQQSDIPLSYHLGLLGMPGFTAYVGFYEICSPKKGEFVFVSAASGAVGQIVGQLAKLHGCYVVGSAGTDQKVELLKEKFGFDAAFNYKEEPDLTAALKRHFPEGIDIYFENVGGPMLDAVLLNMRVHGRIAVCGMVSQHGVTAPAGIHNLFSLISKRIEMKGFIQSDYVHLFPQFVDDITRHYRDGKIVYVEDMSVGLESGPASFVGLFSGKNVGKQVVCVSRD